In the bacterium genome, one interval contains:
- a CDS encoding VCBS repeat-containing protein, whose translation MAAHTGVRDAFRRAVLVLSVLAVALAAAAAAAAQAQAGFRPRFLPQAPFAINIGSDAGRQAVALADLNGDGRPDLVAIQPQEGRIAIRLNDGAGGFAPAQAIAVDPLTPTVVAIADVTSPLASPSAGAPDGIPDVLVGGADGALLLCPGVGDGTVVSDRQALDDVGTSETIGIASGDFDGVSGTDVALLAGDGVRVLCNDGGALRPCGDGGLMAVSGDPIKIVTGDFNGDTHADLAVLDRADQRLLPLFGDGTGGFARGAAANVAGEASGSAAVDVAVARVDDDAIDDLVIANRNELFQFLAVTLLGTARGSFRTLAFVIDFNASALAVGDFDNDRGGGVDVLVGYAGGSRGGVTVNLGDQTGSFADPFIPVGTNTLGQVRLLLADDLNGDGIVDVLAVRDDGAGARVLLNGTLPFCAGDCNADGNVSIDELTRGVGIVLGERDVRECVALDLDGTQTVTIDELVAAVGRALNGCPTS comes from the coding sequence ATGGCCGCACATACGGGGGTTCGCGACGCGTTCCGACGTGCTGTCCTGGTCCTGTCCGTGTTGGCGGTCGCGCTCGCGGCCGCGGCCGCGGCCGCGGCGCAGGCGCAGGCGGGGTTCCGGCCGCGGTTCCTGCCGCAGGCGCCGTTTGCGATCAACATCGGGTCCGACGCCGGCCGCCAGGCGGTGGCGCTCGCCGATCTGAACGGCGACGGGCGGCCGGACCTGGTGGCGATCCAGCCGCAGGAGGGGCGGATCGCGATCCGGTTGAACGACGGGGCCGGCGGTTTCGCGCCGGCGCAGGCCATCGCCGTCGACCCGCTGACGCCGACCGTCGTCGCCATCGCCGACGTCACCTCGCCGCTCGCCTCGCCGAGCGCGGGCGCGCCGGATGGGATTCCCGACGTCCTCGTCGGCGGCGCCGACGGCGCGCTCCTGCTGTGTCCCGGCGTCGGCGACGGCACGGTGGTCAGCGATCGCCAGGCGTTGGACGACGTCGGCACGAGCGAGACCATCGGCATCGCCAGCGGCGACTTCGACGGCGTCTCCGGGACCGACGTGGCGCTGCTCGCCGGCGACGGCGTGCGGGTGCTGTGCAACGACGGCGGCGCGCTGCGCCCGTGCGGCGACGGCGGCCTGATGGCGGTGTCCGGCGATCCGATCAAGATCGTCACCGGCGACTTCAATGGCGACACCCACGCGGACCTGGCGGTGCTCGACCGCGCCGACCAGCGCCTGCTGCCGCTGTTCGGCGACGGCACCGGCGGCTTCGCCCGCGGCGCGGCGGCGAACGTCGCCGGCGAGGCGAGCGGCAGCGCCGCGGTCGACGTCGCGGTGGCGCGGGTCGACGACGATGCCATCGACGACCTGGTGATCGCCAACCGCAACGAGCTGTTCCAGTTCCTCGCCGTCACCCTGCTCGGCACCGCGCGCGGCAGCTTCCGCACCCTGGCTTTCGTCATCGACTTCAACGCCTCGGCGCTCGCCGTGGGCGACTTCGACAACGACCGCGGCGGGGGCGTCGACGTCCTCGTCGGCTACGCGGGCGGGTCGCGCGGCGGCGTCACCGTCAACCTGGGCGACCAGACCGGCTCGTTCGCCGATCCCTTCATCCCCGTCGGCACCAACACCCTCGGCCAGGTGCGCCTGCTGCTCGCCGACGATCTCAACGGCGACGGCATCGTCGACGTACTGGCCGTCCGCGACGACGGGGCCGGGGCGCGCGTGCTGCTCAACGGCACGCTGCCGTTCTGCGCCGGCGACTGCAACGCCGACGGCAACGTCTCGATCGACGAGCTGACGCGCGGGGTCGGCATCGTGCTCGGCGAACGCGACGTCCGCGAGTGCGTCGCCCTCGACCTCGACGGCACGCAGACCGTCACCATCGACGAATTGGTGGCCGCCGTCGGCCGCGCCCTGAACGGGTGCCCGACGAGCTGA
- a CDS encoding VCBS repeat-containing protein: MPSDAASRPPLGSLACLAGALALLAAAASPAPAQFSPRFRVQPVIDVRIGGDPGKNAFVLADVNDDRLLDIIAIEPDESRVDVYLNLGNGTFDLVATPGAGDITPTCVAVADVGSTFASDSAGKPDGKPDIIVGGDGGEVAILYGRNDGQFDSPTPDEVLEPDPTIEIVGLVTGDFDKGNGTDVALLDADGVVVLCNDGNGNLSACSGEEPLAVGGTFPHKIVTGDFNGDAAPDVAVLNPDEQTVAIFIGNGRGGFAAPQQVNIQAEASSSEDSATDMTVARVDGDNLDDILVVNNAFFGDKFGAVVFGTTGRFRQGTLFVTNFGASAITAADFDGGADRATDLLVAFDGQESRGINASIGNGAGDFSDSPFAPLGTSNAGVGASSVLASGALGGDTLPDFAVLDGDGAKLRVFINISNEATPTPNPLTPSPGTTPSPTVTGLPPPTGTATGTPTASFTPTPTNTPTPIPTANYGRCDGALGTSLAAIAAGDLDGDGRPDLVVSDTGAGAVRIVYNAANVAQVKTCARSMTSQALTGETVSLGGRTPGPLAIGDLDQDGVNEIAVGAGDRVLLLKRSGGSFAVDGEVVVGGTVRAIAASYPDHPSDPRLRGLLDLNNDRRGDLVIANGTTTLTFVYGVAGQLPGQSVTQASSCPATAVDAGDFNGDGRIDIAIGCGSSASWLQQGSNGDVPTFQPKGVFASGAPIVGIAAGYLNSDRFVDLLITRSGNTPSGQSYLFSDGSFDPANNGTFSVGSDPIAGGLGRLNPMRNRFDAVIGGQNGGSVLQFAYNDSNGGFPGPVIEPFLVHDTPRALVVVDFDNDGQQDVALANDDGTVTILVSSEPPPTPTPTVTHTATPTGTATMTETPSITPTPSATDTPTLTPTATNAATSTRTVTPGPSPTPTNTRGGIVLGSCAIGDSSGGSSPLQMAVIALLLAGGRLLAARRGGAARTHARR; this comes from the coding sequence ATGCCGTCTGACGCCGCTTCCCGTCCGCCGCTCGGATCGTTGGCCTGCCTCGCCGGCGCGCTCGCCCTCCTGGCGGCGGCCGCGTCGCCGGCGCCGGCGCAGTTCTCGCCCCGCTTCCGCGTTCAGCCGGTCATCGACGTCCGCATCGGCGGCGACCCCGGCAAGAACGCCTTCGTCCTGGCCGACGTCAATGATGACCGGCTGCTGGACATCATCGCGATCGAGCCCGACGAATCGCGGGTCGATGTCTACCTCAATCTCGGCAACGGCACCTTCGACCTGGTGGCGACGCCGGGCGCCGGCGACATCACGCCGACCTGCGTCGCCGTGGCGGACGTCGGGTCCACCTTCGCGTCGGATTCGGCAGGCAAACCGGACGGCAAGCCGGACATCATCGTCGGCGGCGACGGCGGCGAGGTCGCGATCCTCTACGGGCGGAATGACGGCCAGTTCGACTCCCCGACCCCGGACGAGGTGCTCGAGCCGGATCCGACGATCGAGATCGTCGGCCTGGTGACCGGCGACTTCGACAAGGGCAACGGCACCGACGTTGCCCTGCTCGACGCGGACGGGGTGGTCGTCCTGTGCAACGATGGCAATGGCAACCTCTCCGCATGCTCGGGCGAGGAGCCCCTGGCGGTCGGCGGCACGTTCCCGCACAAGATCGTGACCGGCGACTTCAATGGTGACGCCGCTCCCGACGTGGCGGTGCTCAACCCCGACGAGCAGACGGTGGCCATCTTCATCGGCAACGGCAGGGGCGGCTTCGCGGCGCCGCAGCAGGTGAACATCCAGGCCGAGGCGTCCTCCAGCGAGGACTCCGCCACCGACATGACGGTCGCCCGGGTGGACGGGGACAATCTCGACGACATCCTGGTCGTGAACAACGCCTTCTTCGGCGACAAATTCGGCGCGGTGGTCTTCGGCACGACCGGCCGCTTCCGCCAGGGCACGCTCTTCGTGACCAATTTTGGCGCCTCGGCGATCACCGCGGCGGACTTCGACGGTGGCGCGGATCGCGCCACCGATCTGCTCGTCGCCTTCGACGGCCAGGAGTCGCGGGGGATCAACGCCAGCATCGGAAACGGCGCCGGCGACTTCTCCGACAGTCCCTTCGCGCCGCTGGGGACATCGAACGCGGGCGTCGGCGCGAGCAGCGTGCTGGCGAGCGGCGCCCTCGGCGGCGACACCTTGCCGGATTTCGCCGTGCTCGACGGTGACGGGGCCAAGTTGCGGGTGTTCATCAACATCTCCAATGAAGCCACCCCGACGCCCAATCCGCTGACGCCGTCGCCCGGCACGACGCCGAGCCCGACCGTCACCGGGCTGCCGCCGCCGACCGGCACCGCCACCGGGACGCCGACGGCGAGCTTCACGCCCACCCCGACCAACACGCCGACGCCGATTCCGACCGCCAACTACGGCCGCTGCGACGGGGCGCTGGGCACCAGCCTCGCCGCCATCGCCGCCGGCGATCTCGACGGCGACGGGCGGCCCGACCTGGTGGTGTCCGACACCGGCGCCGGCGCGGTGCGCATCGTCTACAACGCCGCCAACGTGGCGCAGGTGAAGACGTGCGCGCGTTCGATGACCAGCCAGGCGCTGACCGGCGAGACCGTCTCGCTCGGCGGCCGGACGCCGGGGCCGCTGGCCATCGGCGACCTCGACCAGGACGGCGTCAACGAGATCGCCGTCGGCGCCGGCGACCGGGTGTTGCTGCTCAAGCGCTCCGGCGGCAGCTTCGCGGTCGATGGCGAAGTGGTGGTCGGCGGCACGGTGCGGGCGATCGCCGCCAGCTATCCCGATCACCCCTCCGACCCGCGGCTGCGCGGTCTGCTCGATCTGAACAACGATCGGCGCGGCGACCTGGTGATCGCCAACGGCACGACCACCCTGACCTTCGTCTACGGCGTCGCCGGCCAGCTCCCGGGCCAATCGGTCACCCAGGCGAGCTCGTGTCCCGCGACCGCGGTCGACGCCGGCGATTTCAACGGCGACGGCCGGATCGACATCGCCATCGGCTGCGGCAGCAGCGCCAGTTGGCTGCAGCAGGGGAGCAACGGCGACGTGCCGACCTTCCAGCCCAAGGGCGTCTTCGCCAGCGGCGCCCCGATCGTCGGCATCGCCGCCGGCTATCTGAACAGCGACCGCTTCGTGGACCTCCTGATCACCCGCTCGGGCAACACCCCGTCCGGGCAGTCGTACCTGTTCAGCGACGGCTCGTTCGATCCCGCCAACAACGGCACGTTCAGCGTCGGCAGCGACCCGATCGCCGGCGGCCTGGGGCGCCTGAATCCGATGCGCAACCGCTTCGACGCCGTGATCGGCGGCCAGAACGGCGGCAGCGTGTTGCAGTTCGCATACAACGACAGCAACGGCGGCTTCCCCGGCCCGGTGATCGAGCCGTTCCTCGTCCACGACACGCCGCGGGCGCTGGTGGTGGTCGACTTCGACAACGACGGTCAGCAGGACGTGGCGCTCGCCAACGACGATGGCACGGTGACCATTCTGGTCAGCAGCGAGCCGCCGCCGACGCCGACGCCGACGGTGACGCACACCGCCACGCCGACCGGGACGGCGACGATGACCGAGACGCCGAGCATCACGCCGACGCCGTCGGCGACCGACACCCCCACGCTCACGCCCACCGCCACCAACGCCGCCACCTCGACCCGCACCGTGACGCCGGGCCCGTCGCCGACGCCGACCAACACCCGCGGCGGCATCGTGCTCGGCAGTTGCGCCATCGGCGACAGCAGCGGCGGCAGCTCGCCGCTGCAGATGGCGGTGATCGCCCTGCTGCTGGCCGGCGGGCGCCTGCTGGCGGCGCGCCGCGGCGGCGCGGCGAGGACGCATGCGCGCCGCTGA
- a CDS encoding hydroxymethylglutaryl-CoA synthase family protein, translating into MVGITRYGSYVPVHRLERRLIEQAWGTRQAKGEIAVANYDEDALTMAIDAAMACLGDPPQAVDGAFFASTSAPYGEKQMASVLATAVDLPRAIFTADFAGSARSGVSALLAALRAVQADARQVLVTAADVRVAAPESELEGVLGDAAAACAVGRDGVIAELVDHASIAEEFTYHWRTDAQRTLQVAGGKFSNDFGYGRDLGAAIRLVLERQGLEPRAIQRLALGSPDARASADLAKQLGFDPKTQLVPSLHGELGCTGSAEPLLLLARALDEAAPGELILCGGYGEGADVVLLRATPAIVSGRAATPLARWLAARTPLGSYQKLLKFRRLVEVEEVTDTVTNVLEFKERKQDIRLYGSRCLECGQVQYPMARVCIRCRAQERTEDARIPRRGTVFTFTIDHLIANLEHPLPMAVVDAEGGGRLYLQVADAEDIQIGEPVALTYRRLHEGGGNRNYYWKARPIRET; encoded by the coding sequence ATGGTCGGCATCACCCGCTACGGTTCGTACGTTCCCGTCCATCGTCTCGAGCGGCGTCTGATCGAGCAGGCGTGGGGGACCAGACAGGCGAAGGGCGAGATCGCCGTCGCCAATTACGACGAGGACGCGCTGACCATGGCCATCGACGCGGCCATGGCCTGCCTCGGCGATCCGCCGCAGGCGGTGGACGGCGCCTTCTTCGCCAGCACCAGCGCCCCGTACGGCGAGAAGCAGATGGCGAGCGTGCTCGCCACCGCCGTCGACCTGCCGCGCGCCATCTTCACCGCCGACTTCGCCGGCTCGGCGCGCAGCGGCGTCAGCGCGCTGCTGGCGGCGTTGCGCGCCGTGCAGGCCGACGCGCGCCAGGTGCTGGTGACGGCGGCCGACGTTCGGGTGGCGGCGCCGGAGAGCGAGCTCGAGGGCGTGCTCGGGGACGCCGCGGCGGCGTGTGCCGTCGGCCGCGACGGCGTCATCGCCGAGCTCGTCGACCACGCCTCGATCGCCGAGGAGTTCACCTATCACTGGCGCACCGACGCGCAGCGCACGCTGCAGGTCGCCGGGGGCAAGTTCTCCAACGACTTCGGTTACGGGCGCGACCTCGGGGCGGCAATCCGCCTGGTGCTCGAACGCCAGGGGTTGGAGCCACGGGCGATCCAGCGTCTGGCCCTCGGCTCGCCGGACGCGCGCGCCAGCGCCGACCTCGCCAAGCAGCTCGGCTTCGATCCGAAGACGCAGCTCGTGCCGTCGCTCCACGGCGAGCTGGGCTGCACCGGCAGCGCCGAGCCGCTGCTGCTCCTGGCGCGAGCCCTGGACGAGGCCGCTCCCGGCGAGCTGATCCTCTGCGGCGGGTACGGCGAGGGCGCCGACGTCGTCCTGCTGCGCGCGACGCCGGCGATCGTCAGTGGCCGGGCGGCGACGCCGCTGGCGCGCTGGCTGGCGGCGCGCACGCCGCTCGGCTCGTACCAGAAGCTGCTCAAGTTCCGCCGCCTCGTCGAGGTGGAGGAGGTCACCGACACGGTGACCAACGTGCTCGAATTCAAGGAGCGCAAGCAGGACATCCGGCTCTACGGCAGCCGCTGCCTCGAGTGCGGCCAGGTGCAGTACCCGATGGCGCGCGTCTGCATCCGTTGCCGGGCCCAGGAGCGCACCGAGGACGCGCGCATTCCGCGCCGCGGCACCGTCTTCACCTTCACCATCGACCACCTGATCGCCAACCTCGAGCACCCGCTGCCGATGGCGGTGGTCGACGCCGAGGGCGGCGGCCGTCTCTACCTGCAGGTCGCCGACGCCGAGGACATCCAGATCGGCGAACCGGTGGCGCTCACGTATCGCCGGCTCCACGAAGGCGGCGGCAATCGCAACTACTACTGGAAGGCGCGGCCCATTCGCGAGACCTGA
- a CDS encoding VCBS repeat-containing protein, translating into MRAAELVRLVAAAGVLLAQGAAHAQAFPSYVRCGVPGSRLGTSVNGFQAGTVGFLNDDPSPDLVLIDATQVVVALTDSALWVKGSCPEAIVESRPIQAPRAQGVTLVEGSAGSDLGITTRPSTAALYIGDRSGSFAVGPTITTLEEVGAITAARVDGDSRPELIVADSNTVKVLKLNTATAMYEVMQTLPVAGGNVKLIGAAPLDADGRVDIVAVDVLGNVHIFLQSASGTFVDQGSPSSGSLQVPGAAAMQIVDVDNDTTPDLLFAVSGGASGSLQVYRGSSSQSGSVTYALTQTLPAGIDPSALAVGNLNGGGPLDAVVSDRAADQIRLYRGIAGGFENPAAPLGTGPAPNGLLLADLDRDGLDDIVTTNAGDGSLSVFLSSAPPPTPTRTPTATPVDTATATATPSSTVTATATATATATATPTNTGTVTSTVTVTRTPIPTATVTATYGGFLVMGSGCAEIGRGGDGGGSAMPLVVLAAFVILRRLRRLERGTAARSHDDIA; encoded by the coding sequence ATGCGCGCCGCTGAGCTCGTCCGGCTGGTGGCGGCTGCCGGCGTGCTGCTGGCGCAGGGAGCGGCGCACGCGCAGGCGTTTCCGAGCTACGTGCGCTGCGGCGTCCCCGGCTCCCGCCTGGGGACCAGCGTCAACGGCTTCCAGGCCGGGACGGTGGGCTTCCTCAACGACGACCCTTCCCCCGATCTGGTCCTCATCGACGCCACCCAGGTGGTCGTCGCGCTCACCGATTCGGCGCTGTGGGTCAAGGGATCGTGCCCGGAGGCGATCGTCGAATCGCGGCCGATTCAAGCCCCCCGCGCGCAGGGCGTGACCCTGGTCGAGGGGAGCGCGGGCAGCGATCTCGGCATCACCACCCGTCCGTCGACGGCGGCGCTCTACATCGGCGACCGCAGCGGCAGCTTCGCCGTCGGGCCGACGATCACGACGCTCGAGGAGGTGGGGGCGATCACCGCGGCGCGGGTCGACGGCGACAGCCGGCCGGAGCTGATCGTCGCCGACTCCAACACCGTCAAGGTGCTGAAGCTCAATACCGCGACGGCGATGTACGAGGTGATGCAGACGCTGCCGGTGGCCGGCGGCAACGTGAAGCTCATCGGCGCCGCGCCGCTCGACGCCGACGGGCGGGTCGACATCGTCGCCGTCGACGTGCTGGGCAACGTCCACATCTTCCTCCAGAGCGCCTCCGGCACGTTCGTCGACCAGGGGTCGCCGTCGAGCGGCTCGCTGCAGGTTCCCGGCGCCGCGGCGATGCAGATCGTCGACGTCGACAACGACACCACCCCCGACCTGTTGTTCGCGGTGTCCGGCGGCGCCAGCGGCAGCCTGCAGGTGTACCGCGGCAGCTCCTCGCAGAGCGGCAGCGTCACCTACGCGCTGACGCAGACGCTGCCGGCTGGCATCGACCCCTCGGCGCTGGCGGTCGGCAACCTCAACGGTGGCGGCCCGCTCGACGCCGTGGTCAGCGATCGCGCCGCCGACCAGATCCGCCTCTACCGCGGCATCGCCGGCGGCTTCGAGAATCCCGCCGCGCCGCTCGGCACCGGACCGGCGCCGAACGGTCTGCTGCTCGCCGACCTGGACCGCGACGGCCTCGACGACATCGTCACCACCAACGCCGGCGACGGGTCGCTGAGCGTGTTTCTGAGCAGCGCGCCGCCGCCGACGCCGACCCGCACGCCGACCGCGACGCCGGTCGATACCGCCACCGCGACGGCGACGCCGAGCAGCACCGTCACCGCGACCGCGACCGCGACCGCCACCGCCACCGCGACGCCCACCAACACCGGGACGGTGACCTCGACCGTGACCGTGACCCGGACGCCCATTCCGACCGCGACGGTCACCGCCACCTATGGCGGCTTCCTGGTGATGGGTTCCGGCTGTGCCGAGATCGGCCGCGGCGGCGACGGTGGCGGCAGCGCCATGCCGCTGGTCGTGCTCGCCGCCTTCGTCATCCTGCGCCGGCTCCGCCGCCTGGAGCGCGGCACTGCCGCGCGTTCGCACGACGACATCGCCTGA
- a CDS encoding acetyl-CoA acetyltransferase gives MKDQVAVVGVGCTKFGDLFEHGYEDLICEAAFEAYRDADIDPADIQAAYLGTYMPGAAGGKAAVSLGDALRLYDRPITRVENYCATGTDAFRNACLAIASGTYDVVLVLGAEKLKDRGGRGLPRFGHPLLAKGNSAPGLFALAANRYMHTYGVGRETLAKIAVKNHYNGARNPKAHLRMEVTEEKVLAAPMISSPFGLFDCCPTTDGGAAAILCRADLARRYTDHPVLVKGFGLAVTTGRPYFDPTFDYLGFRSTQQAAQQAYRMAGIGAADVDFAEVHDCFTWTELSNIEDLGFCAKGEGKALVHEGRTALSGDIPINPSGGLKSFGHPIGASGVRMIYECVTQLRGQAGERQIPNPEIGLAHNVGGPGAVACVIVLGH, from the coding sequence ATGAAGGACCAGGTTGCCGTCGTCGGCGTCGGGTGCACCAAGTTCGGGGATCTCTTCGAGCACGGCTACGAGGATCTGATCTGCGAGGCGGCGTTCGAGGCGTATCGCGACGCCGACATCGATCCGGCCGACATCCAGGCGGCGTACCTCGGCACCTACATGCCGGGGGCGGCGGGCGGCAAAGCGGCGGTGTCGCTGGGCGACGCGCTGCGCCTCTACGACCGGCCCATCACCCGGGTCGAGAACTACTGCGCCACCGGCACCGACGCGTTCCGCAATGCCTGCCTGGCGATCGCCTCCGGCACCTACGACGTCGTGCTGGTGCTCGGCGCCGAGAAGCTCAAGGATCGCGGCGGCCGCGGTCTGCCGCGCTTCGGCCATCCCCTGCTCGCCAAGGGCAACTCGGCGCCCGGCCTCTTCGCCCTGGCGGCCAACCGCTACATGCACACCTACGGCGTCGGCCGCGAGACGCTGGCCAAGATCGCGGTGAAGAACCACTACAACGGCGCCCGCAATCCGAAGGCCCACCTGCGCATGGAGGTCACGGAGGAGAAGGTGCTGGCGGCGCCGATGATCTCCTCGCCGTTCGGCCTCTTCGACTGCTGCCCGACCACCGACGGCGGCGCCGCGGCGATTCTCTGCCGCGCCGATCTGGCGCGCCGCTACACCGACCATCCGGTGCTGGTGAAGGGCTTCGGGCTCGCCGTCACCACCGGCCGGCCGTATTTCGATCCGACCTTCGACTATCTCGGCTTCCGCTCGACGCAGCAGGCGGCGCAGCAGGCCTACAGGATGGCCGGCATCGGCGCCGCCGACGTCGACTTCGCCGAGGTCCACGACTGCTTCACCTGGACCGAGCTGTCGAACATCGAGGATCTCGGTTTCTGCGCCAAAGGCGAGGGCAAGGCATTGGTGCACGAGGGGCGGACGGCGCTCAGCGGCGACATCCCGATCAACCCGAGCGGCGGGCTCAAGTCATTCGGCCATCCCATCGGCGCCAGCGGCGTGCGCATGATCTACGAATGCGTCACCCAGCTCCGCGGCCAGGCCGGCGAACGCCAGATTCCCAACCCCGAGATCGGCCTGGCGCACAATGTTGGCGGTCCGGGCGCGGTAGCCTGTGTCATCGTGCTGGGACACTGA
- a CDS encoding HAMP domain-containing histidine kinase — protein sequence MGFGSVSSPAAEGSAGGVDRKRVVVLLRSVVIATCAYLALAGQAPQGAAIVTVGVFALSNVALALAPRRFFHLAHFGPCLLLFDTALILLGISSSHGVSQDLVLAYFFTIFLVTIGETVGQIAIGGALIAAGYGYWLWVSGNATLTSENWVRLPFFFLVAVFYASLIDQLKREQRRRASAETENQHLRFVLDLAGVFSETHATREFVRSIGRFVESTCPGLRCHMALGDPETVPTRRAVSFPLRAHGQSYGALLTESEDGRALTHRERWLCQMVAHATAGALYAAEQSDAARVAVDAKDQFLATISHEFRTPLHAILGYLDVVDSALPKDGDHLLYESIERMRVNACRLQHLLEELLSFAEIRSGSSRRAVRIEPVSLRTTLEELLPLTRELCDGKPVTVSWQVDIAADALRTDGRKLNRALACLLGNAAKFTDAGEIRVSGRCLADGMVEVAIADTGIGISPSDLGIIFDDFRQVDGSFTRRFGGLGIGLTLARELIGMLGGDLDIESEIGAGTTVRVRLPQSLGDPGVVTLVPSRGAREPAAASPPLAESA from the coding sequence ATGGGGTTCGGGAGTGTCAGCAGCCCAGCGGCCGAGGGGTCGGCGGGCGGGGTCGATCGCAAGCGCGTCGTCGTCCTGCTGCGCTCGGTGGTGATCGCCACGTGCGCCTATCTGGCGCTCGCCGGGCAGGCGCCGCAGGGCGCCGCCATCGTGACCGTCGGCGTCTTCGCCCTGTCCAACGTCGCCCTCGCCCTGGCGCCGCGGCGGTTCTTCCACCTCGCCCACTTCGGCCCCTGCCTCCTGCTCTTCGACACGGCGCTCATCCTGCTCGGCATCAGCTCGAGCCACGGGGTGTCGCAGGATCTGGTCCTCGCCTACTTCTTCACCATCTTCCTCGTCACCATCGGCGAGACCGTCGGCCAGATCGCCATCGGCGGGGCGCTGATCGCCGCCGGCTATGGCTACTGGCTGTGGGTGAGCGGCAACGCGACGCTGACCTCCGAGAACTGGGTACGCCTGCCGTTCTTCTTCCTGGTCGCCGTGTTCTACGCCTCGCTCATCGACCAGTTGAAACGCGAGCAGCGGCGGCGGGCGTCGGCGGAGACCGAGAACCAGCACCTGCGTTTCGTCCTCGATCTGGCGGGGGTCTTCTCCGAGACGCACGCGACGCGCGAGTTCGTCCGCAGCATCGGCCGCTTCGTCGAGAGCACCTGTCCTGGCCTGCGCTGCCACATGGCGCTCGGTGATCCGGAGACGGTGCCGACCCGGCGCGCCGTGAGCTTCCCGCTGCGCGCCCACGGCCAGTCGTACGGCGCCTTGTTGACCGAGAGCGAGGACGGCCGCGCGCTCACGCACCGCGAGCGCTGGCTGTGCCAGATGGTCGCGCATGCCACCGCCGGCGCGCTCTACGCCGCCGAGCAGTCCGACGCGGCGCGGGTGGCGGTCGACGCCAAGGACCAGTTCCTGGCCACCATCTCGCACGAGTTCCGCACCCCGTTGCACGCCATCCTCGGCTATCTCGACGTCGTCGACTCGGCGCTGCCGAAGGACGGCGACCACCTGCTCTACGAGAGCATCGAGCGCATGCGGGTCAACGCCTGCCGCCTCCAGCACCTGCTCGAAGAGCTGCTGAGCTTCGCCGAGATCCGCTCCGGCTCGAGCCGCCGCGCGGTGCGCATCGAGCCGGTGAGCCTGCGGACGACGCTGGAGGAGCTGCTGCCGCTGACCCGCGAGCTCTGCGACGGCAAGCCGGTCACCGTGTCGTGGCAGGTCGACATCGCCGCCGACGCGCTGCGCACCGACGGCCGCAAGCTCAACCGCGCCCTCGCCTGCCTGCTCGGCAACGCCGCCAAGTTCACCGACGCCGGCGAGATCCGCGTCAGCGGCCGCTGCCTCGCCGACGGCATGGTCGAGGTCGCCATCGCCGACACCGGCATCGGCATCTCGCCCAGCGACCTCGGCATCATCTTCGACGACTTCCGCCAGGTCGACGGCTCCTTCACCCGCCGCTTCGGCGGGCTCGGCATCGGCCTGACGCTGGCGCGCGAGCTGATCGGCATGCTCGGCGGCGACCTCGACATCGAGAGCGAGATCGGCGCCGGCACCACCGTGCGCGTGCGCCTGCCGCAGTCGCTCGGGGACCCCGGGGTGGTGACGCTGGTGCCGTCGCGCGGCGCTCGCGAGCCGGCGGCCGCCTCCCCGCCGCTGGCGGAGAGCGCCTGA